The following proteins come from a genomic window of Corynebacterium crudilactis:
- a CDS encoding ribose-5-phosphate isomerase yields the protein MRVYLGADHAGFETKNAIAEHLKAHGHEVIDCGAHTYDAEDDYPAFCIEAASRTVNDPGSLGIVLGGSGNGEQIAANKVKGARCALAWSVETARLAREHNNANLIGIGGRMHSTEEALAIVDAFLEQEWSNAERHQRRIDILADYERTGIAPVVPNE from the coding sequence ATGCGCGTATACCTTGGAGCAGACCACGCTGGTTTCGAAACTAAAAATGCTATCGCTGAGCACTTGAAGGCCCACGGCCACGAAGTGATCGATTGCGGAGCCCACACCTATGATGCAGAAGATGATTACCCAGCTTTCTGCATCGAAGCAGCAAGCCGCACCGTCAATGATCCAGGTTCACTCGGAATTGTTCTGGGTGGATCCGGAAACGGTGAACAAATTGCAGCAAACAAGGTCAAGGGTGCACGTTGTGCACTTGCTTGGTCCGTTGAAACTGCACGCCTCGCTCGCGAGCACAACAACGCAAACCTCATCGGAATCGGCGGACGTATGCACTCCACCGAAGAAGCACTCGCAATTGTGGATGCTTTCCTCGAGCAGGAGTGGAGCAACGCGGAGCGTCACCAGCGTCGCATCGATATCCTTGCTGATTACGAGCGCACCGGTATTGCACCTGTGGTTCCTAACGAGTAG
- a CDS encoding DsbA family protein encodes MAEKVTFWFDTTCPFCWVTSRWIKEVEQVRDIEIQWVPMSLAVLNDGRDLPEAYEVRMKAAWGPARVFAAVATDHADKLGDLYTAMGTRIHNDGRGPIESSFQDVIAESLEEVGLDAALGEIADSTEWDDALRAFHQSAMDEVGNDVGTPVVKLGDTAFFGPVLTRIPRGEEAGELFDASFKLASYPHFFEIKRSRTEDPQFD; translated from the coding sequence ATGGCTGAAAAAGTAACTTTCTGGTTTGATACCACCTGCCCATTTTGCTGGGTCACCTCTAGGTGGATCAAAGAAGTAGAACAAGTCCGCGATATTGAAATCCAGTGGGTTCCAATGAGCTTGGCTGTACTCAATGATGGCCGTGATCTCCCAGAGGCATACGAAGTTCGCATGAAGGCAGCATGGGGACCTGCACGTGTGTTCGCAGCTGTTGCCACCGATCACGCGGACAAACTGGGTGATCTTTATACCGCGATGGGCACCCGTATCCACAATGATGGTCGTGGACCAATCGAGAGTTCTTTCCAGGACGTTATCGCAGAATCCTTGGAAGAAGTTGGCTTGGATGCTGCACTTGGTGAGATTGCGGACAGCACCGAGTGGGATGATGCACTTCGTGCCTTCCACCAAAGCGCGATGGACGAGGTTGGCAATGACGTCGGCACCCCAGTGGTTAAGCTCGGCGATACCGCCTTCTTCGGCCCAGTGCTCACCCGCATTCCACGCGGCGAAGAGGCCGGAGAGCTTTTCGACGCCTCCTTCAAGTTGGCCAGCTACCCGCACTTTTTCGAGATCAAGCGCTCACGCACCGAAGACCCACAGTTCGACTAG
- the pepN gene encoding aminopeptidase N: protein MTSTNLTRQEAQDRSKLLSVENYDIALDLNNGDEFFSSSTVVSFTVKEAGDTFIDLRASSVEEVRLDNQSIKEHALTLNAQGYDETSGIALKGLTPGAHTLRVTATIPYSRTGEGLHRMVDPADNEVYLYTQLETADAKRLFACFDQPDLKATYDLNIKTPKGWKIISNAEQAVSTQHVDYDTHVSRVDYPLSTYLIAVCAGRYHEVREVWNGQLTHHAETPQDQPTELSVPLGLYCRRSLAKDLDAERLFAETKQGFDWFHRNFGVAYPFGKYDQIFVPEFNAGAMENAGAVTIRDEYVFASKATRYRYERRAETILHELAHMWFGDLVTMQWWDDLWLNESFATWSAAISQNEETEYNTAWVTFANVEKSWAYQQDQLPSTHPVFSDGYDIETVEQNFDGITYAKGASVLKQLQAYVGREEFLAGVRRHFANHAWGNASFDDLLGALEQASGRDLSDWANQWLKTTGINTLGAQFTTDNGKYTSFAVTQTGAAPGAGELRTHRIAVGLYKLIDGSLDRFARVEIDCNGASTSVEEIIGLEQADFVLVNDDDLTYALLDLDEASRNFVIDNIDKFSDPMPRTLVWSAAWEMARSGQMKARDFIALVARGAAAETEIAVLERILMQASSALNNYADPAWTQATGNDLLANAFLDGARGAEADSDTQLAFIQALAKITLNDAAADYFREILAGNIAGLTVDPDLRWWALTALIARGDIAAPEEEIATELARDNSNSSYLASLRAAAAVNDEATKAAVYKEITALDSGLSNLELRHKIEGLTFTGSSELMQAYNEQYFRILDNVWATFSGEMSQQILLGLFPSWNISTAGLEQADQFLEEDHVAGIKRIVAESRDRTARALRNREADAA from the coding sequence ATGACGTCAACAAATCTCACCCGGCAAGAAGCGCAGGATCGTTCGAAGTTGCTGAGTGTAGAAAATTATGACATTGCACTTGATCTCAACAATGGCGATGAGTTTTTTAGTTCCTCTACTGTTGTCAGTTTCACGGTCAAAGAAGCTGGAGATACCTTTATTGATCTTCGTGCCTCTAGTGTCGAAGAAGTTCGGCTGGATAATCAGTCCATCAAAGAACACGCACTGACCTTGAACGCACAGGGCTATGACGAGACCTCTGGCATTGCATTAAAAGGTCTGACTCCCGGCGCGCACACCCTGCGAGTAACTGCGACTATCCCCTACTCCCGTACAGGTGAGGGCCTACACCGCATGGTGGATCCAGCTGACAATGAGGTGTATCTGTACACCCAGTTGGAAACGGCAGATGCCAAACGACTATTTGCGTGTTTTGATCAGCCAGATCTCAAGGCTACCTACGATCTAAATATCAAAACTCCTAAGGGCTGGAAGATCATTTCCAATGCTGAACAGGCCGTATCTACTCAGCATGTGGATTACGATACCCATGTCTCTCGTGTGGATTACCCACTGTCGACCTATTTGATCGCAGTTTGTGCAGGCCGCTACCACGAGGTGCGTGAGGTCTGGAATGGTCAGTTAACCCACCATGCGGAAACTCCTCAGGATCAGCCAACCGAGCTCTCTGTTCCTCTTGGTCTTTACTGCCGCAGGTCTTTGGCCAAGGATCTTGACGCCGAGCGTCTGTTTGCTGAAACCAAGCAGGGCTTTGATTGGTTCCACCGTAACTTCGGTGTCGCCTATCCATTTGGCAAATATGATCAGATCTTCGTCCCTGAATTTAATGCCGGCGCGATGGAGAACGCGGGCGCCGTTACCATCCGCGATGAGTATGTTTTTGCGTCCAAGGCGACCCGCTACCGCTATGAGCGCCGTGCGGAAACCATCCTCCACGAACTCGCACACATGTGGTTTGGTGACTTGGTGACCATGCAGTGGTGGGATGATCTGTGGCTCAACGAGTCTTTCGCAACCTGGTCTGCGGCGATTTCCCAGAATGAAGAAACTGAATACAACACCGCGTGGGTAACCTTTGCCAATGTGGAAAAGTCCTGGGCGTATCAGCAGGATCAGCTCCCGTCCACTCACCCAGTGTTCTCTGATGGCTACGATATTGAAACTGTTGAGCAGAACTTCGACGGCATCACCTACGCCAAGGGCGCTTCTGTGCTCAAGCAGCTACAGGCTTATGTCGGCCGCGAGGAATTCCTCGCCGGTGTGCGCAGGCATTTTGCTAACCATGCCTGGGGCAACGCCAGCTTCGACGATCTGCTCGGCGCACTTGAGCAGGCGTCCGGCCGCGACTTGTCCGATTGGGCAAATCAGTGGCTCAAGACCACCGGCATCAACACCCTCGGCGCGCAGTTCACCACCGACAACGGCAAGTACACCTCTTTCGCAGTCACCCAGACCGGCGCCGCGCCGGGTGCAGGTGAGCTGCGAACTCACCGCATCGCGGTGGGTCTTTATAAGCTTATCGACGGATCCCTCGACCGCTTTGCACGCGTCGAAATTGACTGCAATGGCGCGTCGACAAGCGTAGAAGAGATCATTGGCCTCGAGCAGGCAGACTTCGTGCTGGTCAACGACGATGACCTGACCTATGCGCTGCTGGATCTGGATGAGGCTTCACGCAATTTTGTGATCGACAATATTGATAAGTTCAGCGATCCGATGCCACGTACTCTCGTATGGTCTGCTGCTTGGGAAATGGCACGCTCCGGCCAGATGAAGGCCCGTGATTTCATCGCATTGGTTGCCCGTGGCGCTGCTGCGGAAACTGAAATCGCTGTGCTGGAACGCATCCTCATGCAAGCAAGCTCTGCACTGAATAACTACGCTGACCCAGCGTGGACGCAGGCTACCGGAAATGATCTGCTTGCCAACGCATTCCTCGACGGTGCCCGCGGTGCTGAAGCAGATTCTGACACCCAATTGGCATTCATCCAAGCACTAGCAAAAATCACGCTCAATGATGCTGCCGCCGATTATTTCCGCGAGATCCTTGCCGGAAATATTGCAGGCCTGACAGTAGATCCTGATCTGCGTTGGTGGGCTCTGACTGCTCTAATTGCGCGTGGCGATATCGCTGCACCTGAGGAAGAAATCGCTACCGAGCTCGCCCGCGATAACTCCAACTCTTCCTACCTTGCATCTCTTCGCGCAGCAGCTGCAGTAAACGATGAAGCCACCAAGGCTGCGGTCTACAAGGAAATCACCGCACTGGACAGTGGATTGTCCAACCTTGAGTTACGCCACAAGATCGAGGGCCTCACGTTTACGGGTTCTTCCGAATTGATGCAGGCGTACAACGAGCAGTACTTCAGAATCCTCGACAATGTCTGGGCAACCTTCTCCGGCGAAATGTCTCAGCAGATCCTCCTCGGCCTCTTCCCTTCCTGGAATATCTCCACCGCAGGACTCGAACAAGCCGATCAGTTCCTCGAAGAGGATCATGTAGCTGGCATCAAGCGCATTGTTGCAGAATCCCGTGACCGCACCGCTCGTGCACTGCGCAACCGCGAGGCTGACGCTGCTTAA
- the crtI gene encoding phytoene desaturase family protein, translated as MKKAVVIGGGVAGLATTALLLRDGYEVHLVEQNEQLGGRAGTIELDGFRWDTGPSWYLMPDAMSHFFQLCGTTIEEHLDLVPLEPAYRVIDEHNERVDVISDIDVMAELFESREPGAGAKLRAYIDSATKVYNLAVDGFLYTNFTNFIPYLSPGVLRLLPQLLASLSTSLKVKVNAQFRDAKLRQILSYPAVFLSSDPSTTPALYHLMSHTDLVQGVHYPRGGFTAFIKALISLIDDAVLHLGTPVTAITTNGRNATGVQVGSEFIDADIVVSCADQHHTETQLLPAALRTKPEKTWQHKQPGLSTVLVLAGVKGELPELLHHTLLFSSDWDDDFRTVFEGFHADFPASESIYISKTSATDTDVAPDGHENLFILVPVPADTSIGHGSAYGEESELVGRIAAAAIDQIGRWAGIDDFQERIVAQRTIGPADFADRYNSWSGGSIGPSHTLAQSAFFRGSNKSRKVDGLYYAGATTVPGVGVPMCLISAENVLKRLHGDKSVGPTQI; from the coding sequence ATGAAAAAAGCCGTGGTTATCGGTGGCGGAGTTGCCGGCCTTGCCACCACCGCGCTGCTCCTGCGTGATGGCTATGAGGTACATTTAGTTGAGCAAAATGAGCAGTTGGGTGGCCGCGCCGGAACTATTGAACTGGACGGTTTTCGCTGGGATACAGGCCCCAGCTGGTATTTGATGCCCGATGCGATGTCCCACTTTTTCCAGCTGTGCGGCACCACTATTGAGGAGCATCTTGATCTCGTGCCTTTAGAGCCTGCGTACCGCGTGATTGATGAACATAATGAACGCGTTGATGTCATCTCCGATATTGATGTCATGGCGGAACTTTTTGAATCCCGTGAACCTGGTGCTGGCGCTAAATTACGCGCTTATATTGACTCTGCCACGAAGGTCTATAACCTTGCAGTCGATGGTTTTTTGTACACCAATTTTACCAATTTCATCCCATATCTTTCCCCCGGAGTACTGCGCCTGTTGCCACAACTTCTAGCGAGTTTATCTACCTCGCTCAAAGTTAAAGTCAATGCCCAATTCCGCGATGCAAAACTCCGCCAAATCCTGAGCTACCCTGCGGTTTTCCTCTCCTCAGACCCCTCAACCACTCCGGCGCTGTATCACCTTATGAGCCACACCGATCTGGTCCAGGGCGTCCACTATCCACGCGGCGGTTTCACCGCCTTCATTAAGGCCTTAATTTCGCTTATCGACGACGCCGTCCTTCACCTCGGCACTCCCGTCACCGCGATCACCACCAATGGCCGAAACGCCACCGGTGTGCAGGTGGGATCTGAGTTCATCGATGCCGATATTGTGGTTAGCTGCGCTGATCAGCACCACACGGAAACGCAACTTTTACCCGCAGCGCTGCGCACAAAACCAGAGAAGACCTGGCAGCACAAACAACCGGGCTTAAGTACCGTGCTGGTATTGGCGGGTGTGAAGGGGGAATTGCCGGAGCTGCTGCATCACACTCTGCTGTTTTCTTCCGACTGGGATGATGATTTCCGCACAGTGTTCGAGGGCTTCCACGCCGATTTCCCTGCCTCTGAATCCATCTACATTTCCAAAACCTCAGCAACCGATACAGATGTCGCCCCAGACGGGCACGAGAATCTCTTCATCCTGGTTCCCGTTCCAGCAGATACCTCCATCGGACATGGCTCTGCCTACGGCGAGGAATCAGAACTGGTCGGGCGCATTGCAGCTGCAGCGATAGACCAAATTGGGCGCTGGGCTGGAATTGATGATTTCCAAGAGCGCATCGTGGCACAACGCACCATCGGCCCTGCTGATTTCGCCGATCGTTACAACTCGTGGAGTGGCGGCTCAATTGGGCCTTCACACACTTTGGCACAGTCTGCATTTTTCAGAGGATCTAACAAATCCCGCAAAGTAGATGGCTTGTATTACGCCGGTGCCACGACTGTCCCTGGAGTCGGTGTTCCGATGTGTTTGATCTCTGCAGAAAACGTACTGAAGCGGTTACACGGCGATAAGAGCGTCGGACCGACTCAGATATAA
- a CDS encoding phytoene/squalene synthase family protein has translation MADQQDFLGVFDAMSSKATATVIASYSTSFTLASRLLSPKIRRDIEALYGMVRVADEVVDGAAAAAGCTTVQVAEILDNYEQQVLCSLDTPFHTDPIIHAFGNTARKCMFNRAHIVAFFESMRRDLYQTSYDPTQLDEYIYGSAEVIGLMCLSIFLQDSVATPQERATMEQGAKRLGAAFQKVNFLRDLAEDNEDLGRDYLPAFTHESKANLIADIRSDLTAARASIQLLPLGARAGVRTATDLYDCLVNGLESASMEELKAGRISVSPAKKAGLAAKAMVKEVFF, from the coding sequence GTGGCTGATCAGCAAGATTTTTTGGGCGTTTTTGATGCGATGAGCTCAAAGGCGACGGCCACGGTAATCGCTAGTTATTCCACCAGTTTCACGCTGGCATCTAGGCTGTTATCGCCGAAGATTCGCCGCGATATCGAGGCGCTGTATGGCATGGTGCGAGTAGCAGATGAAGTGGTCGATGGGGCGGCTGCTGCTGCCGGCTGCACTACGGTTCAAGTGGCAGAGATTTTGGATAACTATGAACAACAGGTGCTCTGTAGCCTAGATACCCCATTTCATACCGACCCAATTATTCACGCTTTCGGCAATACTGCCCGAAAATGCATGTTCAACCGAGCACATATTGTGGCTTTTTTTGAGTCCATGCGCCGTGATCTCTATCAGACTTCCTATGATCCCACCCAGCTAGATGAGTACATTTATGGCTCGGCAGAGGTTATTGGGCTGATGTGTTTGAGCATTTTCTTGCAGGATTCTGTCGCAACGCCACAAGAACGCGCCACCATGGAACAGGGAGCAAAACGTCTGGGTGCGGCTTTCCAAAAGGTGAATTTCTTAAGGGATTTAGCCGAAGACAATGAAGACCTAGGCCGCGACTATCTGCCAGCGTTCACCCACGAATCCAAAGCAAATCTCATCGCGGATATTCGCTCAGATCTCACCGCCGCGCGTGCAAGTATCCAGCTGCTTCCCCTGGGCGCACGTGCTGGTGTGCGCACTGCGACGGATCTTTATGACTGTTTGGTGAATGGGCTAGAGTCCGCTTCAATGGAAGAACTCAAAGCTGGGCGCATTAGTGTATCGCCTGCGAAAAAGGCTGGTCTGGCTGCTAAAGCAATGGTGAAAGAAGTGTTTTTTTAA
- the hisD gene encoding histidinol dehydrogenase — translation MKILKSGQSKSFSDTNQSSVAETVKNALDNVRTSGDEAVRQLSNQFDNWSPADFRLSPEQIQDCFDKIDPQTLADIKFAQDNISRFATEQLKTLQPLEVESQPGVFLGHRHIPVSASGAYIPGGRYPMLASAHMTILTAKVAGVKRVVACTPPINGEIPVATVVAASLAGADEIYILGGVQAIAAMSIGTETIAPVNMIAGPGNAFVAEAKRQMYGEIGIDLFAGPTEVLIVADSTADPLLIAVDLLSQAEHGPESPAILVTTDESVANAVMKNIEQILPNMSTGEVAKKAWEDFGQIILCESSEELWAIADDLASEHVQIFTAQPREALEKMNNYGALFLGQNTCVAYGDKVIGTNHVLPTLGAARYSGGLWVGKFLKTCTYQEVRDPIASGELGRVCGRASRAENFEGHGRSGDIRAARALGDQFEWIEELADV, via the coding sequence TTGAAAATACTAAAATCTGGACAAAGTAAATCATTCTCTGACACTAACCAGTCAAGCGTTGCAGAAACCGTCAAAAATGCACTAGATAATGTACGCACCTCAGGCGACGAAGCTGTCCGCCAACTCTCAAATCAATTTGATAACTGGAGTCCGGCCGATTTTCGACTAAGCCCAGAACAAATCCAAGACTGCTTCGACAAAATCGATCCTCAGACATTGGCAGATATTAAATTTGCGCAAGATAATATTTCAAGGTTTGCCACAGAACAGTTAAAGACCCTGCAGCCACTCGAAGTTGAAAGCCAACCAGGAGTCTTTCTAGGACATCGCCACATTCCAGTTTCCGCGTCCGGCGCGTACATCCCAGGAGGTCGATACCCAATGCTCGCCTCAGCGCACATGACAATTCTCACAGCAAAAGTTGCAGGCGTAAAACGTGTCGTAGCTTGTACCCCACCAATCAATGGAGAAATCCCCGTAGCCACTGTTGTTGCAGCAAGTCTTGCCGGAGCCGATGAGATTTACATCCTGGGAGGCGTACAGGCTATCGCTGCCATGTCCATTGGCACAGAGACAATTGCACCCGTAAATATGATCGCAGGTCCTGGAAATGCCTTTGTGGCTGAGGCAAAGCGACAAATGTACGGTGAAATCGGTATTGATCTATTCGCAGGACCAACCGAAGTTCTTATCGTTGCCGATTCAACGGCTGATCCACTTTTAATCGCAGTGGATCTTCTTTCCCAAGCAGAACATGGCCCTGAATCACCAGCAATCCTCGTTACCACGGACGAAAGTGTTGCGAATGCCGTGATGAAGAATATCGAACAAATCTTGCCAAACATGAGCACCGGAGAAGTAGCCAAAAAGGCTTGGGAAGACTTTGGTCAGATCATCTTGTGCGAAAGCTCCGAAGAGCTCTGGGCCATTGCAGATGATCTAGCCTCCGAGCATGTACAAATCTTTACCGCGCAGCCTCGTGAAGCCCTAGAAAAAATGAACAATTACGGGGCATTATTCCTTGGCCAGAACACCTGCGTGGCCTATGGCGACAAAGTAATTGGAACCAACCACGTTCTTCCAACACTAGGAGCTGCCCGCTATTCCGGTGGCCTATGGGTTGGCAAATTCCTCAAAACCTGCACCTACCAAGAAGTACGAGACCCTATCGCTTCTGGTGAACTAGGACGTGTTTGTGGACGAGCATCAAGAGCTGAAAATTTTGAAGGACATGGCCGATCTGGCGATATTAGAGCAGCCCGTGCTCTAGGAGATCAATTTGAATGGATCGAGGAGCTCGCCGATGTCTAA
- a CDS encoding SDR family NAD(P)-dependent oxidoreductase encodes MSKAPSDLYPGAVLITGGGSGLGLEIARTLVQDSRPVIITGRDVKKLEQAAQSLGPLCTYSICDASDEKSVQQLGQDLAGTPISVLINNAGVGGPVKPLIELSTAEWDEVFDINVKGTFLMCREFAPQMVKRKNGFILNVASVTGKRPLENRTPYASSKMAVLGLTTTLAFELSKDQVMVNSLSPGPIVSERMTRNFRNEAELSGRTATEVEQEFVSRAALKRMVTLEETAQAAAALLSIPGLTGSDFDFSGGMIA; translated from the coding sequence ATGTCTAAGGCTCCATCCGACTTATACCCAGGTGCTGTACTTATCACTGGCGGAGGAAGCGGACTTGGACTTGAGATTGCTAGAACCCTGGTCCAAGACTCACGTCCTGTCATAATCACTGGTCGAGATGTAAAAAAACTAGAACAGGCAGCTCAAAGTTTAGGCCCACTCTGTACCTACTCAATCTGTGATGCTTCAGATGAAAAATCCGTGCAACAGTTAGGACAAGACCTTGCTGGAACACCCATTTCGGTCCTAATTAATAATGCTGGTGTCGGAGGTCCAGTTAAACCTTTGATAGAACTTTCTACCGCAGAATGGGACGAGGTCTTCGATATTAATGTTAAAGGTACGTTCCTCATGTGTAGAGAATTCGCACCACAGATGGTTAAAAGGAAGAATGGGTTCATTTTAAATGTGGCATCTGTAACCGGAAAACGCCCACTAGAAAACAGAACCCCCTATGCGTCTTCCAAAATGGCTGTATTAGGGCTAACCACTACGTTGGCCTTTGAACTCAGTAAAGATCAAGTAATGGTTAATTCATTATCCCCGGGGCCAATAGTTTCCGAGAGAATGACCAGAAATTTTCGCAACGAAGCAGAACTTTCAGGACGAACAGCCACTGAAGTTGAACAAGAATTTGTCTCTCGTGCTGCACTTAAACGAATGGTGACGCTCGAAGAAACTGCGCAAGCAGCAGCTGCCCTGTTGTCTATCCCTGGTCTAACAGGTTCAGACTTCGATTTCTCAGGAGGAATGATCGCATGA
- a CDS encoding HpcH/HpaI aldolase family protein, giving the protein MILNKSLRQKIKNGQQVTGVLIRIPNEELVEIAACSGFDFILIDGEHGANDAVALRQHIASAAIFGVETLVRVGAGDQSSVLRATDAGAAGIVIPHVDSAEEAEQAVQWSKYRPTGNRGFALYSRAASYGKISAAEHIRQTAESMLLFVMLESPTAASRSAEILGVNGVDGFMIGTSDLGASTEPSDPSVSESVQTIHNNGLSTDALRMDIVNNFEQAKNSRENGANVVVYNTTAVLMDLFNKLK; this is encoded by the coding sequence ATGATTCTCAATAAATCACTTCGACAGAAAATTAAAAACGGTCAGCAAGTAACTGGAGTGCTGATTCGAATTCCAAATGAGGAACTCGTAGAAATTGCGGCATGCAGTGGCTTTGATTTCATCCTGATAGACGGAGAACACGGAGCAAACGATGCCGTTGCTCTCCGGCAACATATTGCTTCAGCAGCAATATTTGGCGTAGAAACGCTAGTACGAGTTGGCGCAGGTGATCAAAGTTCGGTACTTAGAGCTACTGATGCAGGAGCCGCCGGCATCGTCATTCCTCATGTCGATTCTGCAGAAGAAGCCGAACAAGCGGTCCAATGGTCAAAATACAGGCCAACTGGAAATCGAGGATTTGCCTTATACAGTCGCGCAGCATCTTATGGAAAAATTTCAGCCGCGGAACACATAAGACAGACCGCTGAATCCATGTTGCTTTTCGTCATGCTCGAATCCCCTACTGCTGCATCGAGATCTGCGGAGATCTTGGGAGTAAACGGGGTGGACGGTTTCATGATCGGAACATCAGATCTTGGGGCTTCGACCGAACCATCAGATCCAAGCGTTTCAGAATCTGTCCAGACAATTCATAACAATGGTCTTTCCACGGATGCACTTCGAATGGACATTGTTAATAACTTTGAACAAGCAAAAAACTCTCGAGAAAATGGTGCCAATGTTGTCGTGTACAACACCACCGCAGTCTTGATGGATCTGTTCAATAAACTCAAATAA
- a CDS encoding glycoside hydrolase family 13 protein, which translates to MNAHNNKTHWWETATIYQIYPRSFNDSNDDGIGDLNGIRERIPYLKNLGIDAVWLSPFYKSPGADAGYDVSDYLSIDKAAGDFPEFDALVSELHNNDLKIIIDIVPNHCSIEHELFLKALASAPGSAERELFHFRDGTGENGELPPNNWKSHFGGNAWTQITNPNGEPDQWYLHLFDPGQPDFNWDNPAVEQYFLDVLEFWLERGVDGFRVDVAHLLSKDPLLPNWDGPANGKQHPDFPTQDSPMFGRDEVHNIFRSWRELLDKYSSDTGTEKMMCGEVCVQPLSWQAQWARPDEMHTVFNFSLLEIGFDSEAWATTISNSLEAFNAVGAPTTWVLNNHDVARSTTRLGYSEGYPKPGDGVGPDDPQPDIEKGLRRACAAVSTLFALPGSVYIYQGEELGLPDHTTLSAQFRNDPTYFRTAGKRIGRDGCRIPLPWNSTEKNFGFSDADSTWLPQPAEFDTYSANLQERDQDSTLQLYKLLIKTRKNLNLGSSTLRMIDHNVSPRILAFTIGETTVVMNTDDRPINISELTQEKQLILASIPEALVNEHWLAAESTVWLSV; encoded by the coding sequence ATGAATGCCCACAATAACAAAACACACTGGTGGGAAACTGCCACCATCTACCAAATTTATCCTCGTTCATTTAATGATTCGAATGATGATGGCATTGGAGACCTCAATGGAATTCGTGAGAGAATCCCCTATCTCAAAAATCTAGGTATAGATGCGGTGTGGCTTAGTCCCTTTTATAAGAGCCCAGGTGCCGATGCAGGATACGATGTATCCGATTACCTAAGCATCGATAAAGCCGCAGGAGATTTCCCGGAATTCGATGCTTTAGTATCTGAACTTCACAACAATGATCTCAAAATCATCATTGATATCGTTCCCAATCACTGCTCCATTGAGCATGAGTTGTTTCTTAAAGCTTTAGCATCCGCACCTGGATCAGCGGAGCGAGAACTATTCCATTTTCGAGATGGAACTGGCGAAAATGGAGAACTTCCACCAAATAACTGGAAGTCCCATTTCGGAGGAAATGCCTGGACCCAGATTACAAACCCAAATGGGGAACCAGATCAATGGTATTTACATTTATTTGACCCCGGCCAGCCCGACTTCAACTGGGATAATCCCGCAGTAGAACAATATTTCCTCGATGTCCTTGAATTCTGGCTAGAACGGGGAGTAGATGGATTCCGAGTCGATGTAGCTCACCTGCTCTCTAAGGATCCACTCCTCCCCAATTGGGACGGCCCTGCAAATGGAAAACAACACCCCGACTTCCCCACCCAAGACTCTCCCATGTTTGGTCGAGACGAAGTACACAACATTTTTAGATCGTGGAGGGAACTTCTCGATAAATACTCCTCTGACACAGGCACTGAAAAAATGATGTGCGGCGAAGTATGTGTTCAGCCTTTAAGCTGGCAGGCGCAATGGGCTCGCCCCGATGAAATGCATACTGTCTTTAATTTCTCACTACTTGAAATCGGCTTTGACTCTGAAGCATGGGCAACAACTATCAGTAATTCCCTCGAGGCTTTCAACGCAGTTGGAGCTCCAACAACATGGGTACTAAATAACCACGATGTGGCTAGATCCACAACTCGCCTCGGCTATTCAGAGGGCTACCCAAAACCTGGAGATGGCGTCGGACCAGATGATCCACAACCAGATATTGAAAAAGGACTAAGACGAGCATGCGCCGCAGTTTCCACACTCTTCGCGCTTCCCGGCTCTGTTTATATTTATCAAGGAGAAGAACTAGGACTTCCCGACCACACGACACTTTCCGCACAATTTCGAAACGATCCTACGTATTTTAGAACAGCAGGAAAACGTATAGGACGAGATGGCTGCCGCATTCCGCTACCGTGGAATTCCACAGAGAAAAACTTTGGCTTCAGCGATGCAGACTCTACATGGCTCCCACAACCAGCTGAGTTTGATACCTACTCAGCAAATCTGCAAGAGAGGGATCAAGATTCCACTCTTCAGCTCTACAAACTGTTAATAAAGACTCGCAAGAATCTAAATCTAGGGTCTTCAACATTGCGCATGATCGATCACAATGTTTCTCCGAGAATCTTGGCTTTTACAATTGGTGAAACCACAGTTGTGATGAATACAGATGACAGGCCAATCAATATCTCGGAACTGACACAAGAGAAACAGCTAATTCTTGCATCAATTCCCGAGGCTTTGGTAAATGAGCATTGGCTTGCAGCAGAATCAACAGTTTGGCTATCTGTTTAA